A region of Streptomyces sp. NBC_01267 DNA encodes the following proteins:
- a CDS encoding VOC family protein, whose translation MPDVTGPYATGTPCWVDLLVADQQAALDFYRDLFGWQGEVGLPDTGGYALCTLNGKPVAGIMAALNPDGSRPDPTPPTVWTTYLATADVDATEKAVTGNGGQVVMPGMDMLTLGRMAVVTDPTGAAFGLWQARDFPGAGIVNEPGAVIWNEVDTSDPAAASAFYSKALGITVAPMEGGEGYFSLSVEGRAVGGLQGLSNIDDLPPGTPSHWLTYFAVDDTDSTVDALVRAGGNVLKPPFDMMAGRMAVVQDPQGGTFAVIRTAGPEAA comes from the coding sequence ATGCCCGACGTCACCGGCCCCTACGCAACTGGTACCCCGTGCTGGGTCGATCTCCTGGTCGCCGACCAGCAGGCCGCTCTCGACTTCTACCGCGACCTCTTCGGCTGGCAGGGAGAAGTCGGACTACCCGACACCGGGGGTTACGCGCTCTGCACCCTGAACGGCAAGCCGGTGGCCGGGATCATGGCCGCGCTCAACCCGGACGGCAGCCGGCCCGACCCGACGCCGCCGACCGTGTGGACCACCTACCTGGCCACCGCCGACGTGGACGCCACCGAGAAGGCGGTCACCGGCAACGGCGGCCAGGTCGTGATGCCCGGCATGGACATGCTCACGCTCGGCCGGATGGCCGTGGTGACGGACCCCACGGGCGCCGCCTTCGGCCTCTGGCAGGCTCGCGACTTCCCCGGTGCGGGGATCGTCAACGAGCCCGGGGCGGTCATCTGGAACGAGGTCGACACCAGTGACCCCGCCGCCGCCTCGGCCTTCTACTCCAAGGCGCTGGGTATCACCGTCGCGCCCATGGAGGGCGGGGAGGGCTACTTCTCGCTGTCGGTGGAGGGCCGCGCGGTCGGCGGCCTGCAGGGCCTGTCCAACATCGACGACCTGCCGCCGGGAACGCCCTCGCACTGGCTGACGTACTTCGCTGTCGACGACACCGACAGCACGGTCGACGCGCTGGTCCGGGCCGGGGGCAATGTCCTCAAGCCGCCGTTCGACATGATGGCGGGCCGGATGGCCGTCGTCCAGGACCCGCAGGGCGGCACCTTCGCGGTCATCAGGACGGCCGGACCCGAAGCCGCCTGA
- a CDS encoding FmdB family zinc ribbon protein yields MPRYEYRCRTCGDTFEISRPMAESSAPAACPDGHEDTVKLLSAVAVGGSSTAAAPSGGGGGGCCGGGCCG; encoded by the coding sequence ATGCCCCGTTACGAGTACCGCTGCCGCACGTGCGGCGACACCTTCGAGATCAGCCGCCCGATGGCGGAGTCCTCGGCGCCCGCCGCCTGCCCCGACGGCCACGAGGACACGGTGAAGCTGCTGTCCGCGGTGGCTGTCGGCGGATCGTCGACGGCCGCCGCACCGTCCGGAGGCGGCGGAGGCGGTTGCTGCGGCGGAGGGTGCTGCGGGTAG
- a CDS encoding HAD family hydrolase: MSRSAPVLVASDLDRTLIYSAPALDLTGPDAQAPRLLCVEVYESRPLSYMTETAAGLLRALAADTVFVPTTTRTREQYHRIQLPCATPEFAICANGGRLLVDGVSDPDWESAVAGRLAEECAPLAEVRAHLVSAADPAWLLKERVAEDLFAYLVVERSLLPEGWAGELADWAGARGWTVSLQGRKLYVVPEPLTKSAAMREVARRTGAELTLTAGDSLLDADLLLAGDRGWRPAHGELGDSGWSAPHVTVTAGRGVAAGEEILREFGRAADAHRG, translated from the coding sequence ATGAGCCGGTCGGCACCCGTCCTCGTCGCCAGCGACCTCGACCGCACCCTCATCTACTCGGCGCCCGCCCTGGACCTGACCGGGCCCGACGCTCAGGCGCCCCGGCTGTTGTGCGTGGAGGTGTACGAGAGCAGGCCGCTCTCGTACATGACGGAGACCGCCGCCGGGCTGCTGCGCGCGCTCGCCGCCGACACCGTCTTCGTACCGACGACCACCCGCACCAGGGAGCAGTACCACCGCATCCAACTGCCCTGCGCCACACCGGAGTTCGCGATCTGTGCGAACGGCGGCCGACTGCTCGTCGACGGGGTGTCCGACCCCGACTGGGAGTCCGCGGTGGCCGGACGCCTCGCCGAGGAGTGCGCCCCGCTGGCCGAGGTGCGCGCCCACCTCGTCTCCGCCGCCGACCCCGCCTGGCTGCTCAAGGAGCGCGTCGCCGAGGACCTCTTCGCCTATCTGGTCGTCGAGCGGAGCCTGCTGCCCGAGGGCTGGGCCGGTGAGCTCGCCGACTGGGCCGGGGCGCGCGGCTGGACGGTCTCCCTCCAGGGCCGCAAGCTCTACGTCGTTCCCGAGCCGCTCACCAAGAGCGCGGCCATGCGTGAGGTGGCCCGCCGTACCGGCGCCGAACTCACCCTGACCGCAGGCGATTCGCTCCTGGACGCGGATCTGCTGCTGGCCGGCGACCGGGGCTGGCGTCCGGCGCACGGTGAGCTGGGGGACTCCGGCTGGAGCGCACCGCATGTCACCGTGACCGCCGGGCGTGGGGTCGCCGCGGGCGAGGAGATCCTGCGGGAATTCGGCCGTGCGGCCGACGCGCACCGGGGGTGA
- a CDS encoding phosphoribosyltransferase has protein sequence MRHTRETCNVVWSGTWVENRLGVRLVGDDDLRGLLGLALRRNPKRAHLLVSNVLGKHVPQRPSTVYGHGYRLGLRVRELLGDEAASRAVVLGYAETATGLGHSVADGVALAPYLHSTRRAVAGVAPAGGFEESHSHATSHLLLPENPDLLAGDGPLVLVDDEFSTGNTVLNTVRDLHERYPRERYVVVALVDMRSAADRGRLADFAREIGARVDLVTTARGVVELPEGVLELGQRIVEEHETRETCEVRGGREARDTCETREADEIPEARETREAGPAEPVRVDLGWPTGVPDGGRHGFTPGHRAALDAALPCMAARVAAELRITGITGITGITGITGITGDTGDTGDTGDTGAPRGTGDRPRVLVLGFEELMYTPLRLGLALEQAGYDVRTSTTTRSPVLALDDPGYAIRTRLVFPDHDRPGDGPGERYAYNVAGGGFDAVVAVVDSVADTPELHAPGGLLAQLGAHTPRVLLAVVPSYVPAPAPAEQRPVRQEQGPVRQEQRPGPQEQPPGPQQQQKAAPMPEPLRGPAFSSYAPEDVGWLLQDLSGVALEAPVEEREEAVQTGGAHYAESLPVEYQPSEQYQQLFRAALETSAARIAQAVGTVTETLLAEHPRSGEGAEPPLARPVLVSLARAGTPVGVLMRRWALHRHGLDLPHYAVSIVRGRGIDANALRWLAAHHDPADIVFVDGWTGKGAITRELAEALKEFPGFRPEIAVLADPGGCVRTYGTREDFLIPSACLNSTVSGLISRTVLRADLVGPEDFHGGKFYRELAGSDVSAHFVDTVAARFDEVSGAVDTQVKELLTADRAPTWEGWAAVERISEEYGIRDVNLVKPGVGETTRVLLRRVPWKILARSGAGADLDHVRLLAEQRGVPVEEVDGLPYTCVGLIHPRFTRGATGADGTAAVAR, from the coding sequence ATGCGACACACGAGAGAGACGTGCAACGTGGTCTGGTCGGGAACATGGGTCGAGAACCGGCTCGGCGTACGGCTCGTCGGGGACGACGACCTGCGGGGTCTGCTGGGCCTCGCGCTGCGACGCAATCCGAAGCGGGCCCATCTGCTGGTCTCGAACGTGCTGGGCAAGCACGTGCCGCAGCGCCCTTCGACGGTCTACGGCCACGGCTACCGGCTCGGTCTGCGGGTGCGGGAACTGCTGGGCGACGAGGCGGCGAGCCGGGCGGTCGTCCTCGGATACGCGGAGACCGCGACGGGCCTCGGCCACTCGGTCGCCGACGGGGTGGCCCTCGCGCCCTACCTGCACTCCACCCGGCGCGCGGTCGCCGGTGTCGCGCCGGCGGGCGGCTTCGAGGAGTCGCACTCGCACGCCACCTCGCATCTGCTGCTGCCCGAGAACCCGGACCTGCTGGCGGGCGACGGCCCGCTCGTCCTCGTCGACGACGAGTTCTCCACCGGCAACACCGTGCTCAACACCGTCCGTGACCTGCACGAACGCTATCCGCGCGAGCGGTACGTCGTGGTTGCGCTGGTCGACATGCGCTCGGCCGCCGACCGGGGACGGCTGGCCGACTTCGCGCGGGAGATCGGCGCGCGGGTCGACCTCGTGACGACGGCCCGTGGCGTCGTGGAGCTGCCGGAGGGCGTACTGGAACTCGGGCAGCGGATCGTGGAGGAGCACGAGACGCGCGAGACGTGTGAGGTGCGTGGGGGGCGTGAGGCGCGCGATACGTGTGAGACGCGTGAGGCGGACGAGATACCTGAGGCGCGGGAGACGCGCGAGGCCGGTCCTGCCGAGCCGGTACGGGTGGACCTCGGCTGGCCCACGGGTGTGCCGGACGGTGGACGGCACGGCTTCACCCCCGGCCACCGCGCCGCTCTCGACGCCGCGCTGCCCTGCATGGCGGCCCGTGTCGCGGCCGAGCTGCGGATCACGGGGATCACGGGGATCACGGGGATCACGGGGATCACGGGGATCACGGGGGACACCGGGGACACCGGGGACACCGGGGACACAGGAGCACCGAGGGGTACGGGGGACCGCCCGCGCGTTCTCGTCCTCGGCTTCGAGGAGCTGATGTACACGCCGCTCAGGCTGGGCCTCGCCCTGGAGCAGGCCGGGTACGACGTGCGTACCTCGACCACCACCCGCTCGCCCGTCCTCGCGCTGGACGACCCCGGATACGCGATCCGGACCAGGCTGGTCTTCCCCGACCACGACCGGCCCGGCGACGGCCCCGGCGAGCGCTACGCGTACAACGTGGCCGGAGGCGGCTTCGACGCCGTCGTCGCCGTGGTCGACTCCGTGGCCGACACCCCTGAACTGCACGCCCCCGGCGGGCTCCTGGCCCAGCTCGGCGCCCACACGCCCCGGGTCCTGCTGGCCGTGGTGCCCTCGTACGTCCCCGCGCCCGCTCCGGCGGAACAGCGTCCGGTACGGCAGGAACAGGGTCCGGTACGGCAGGAACAGCGTCCCGGACCGCAGGAGCAGCCTCCCGGACCGCAGCAACAACAGAAAGCAGCCCCCATGCCCGAGCCGTTGCGCGGCCCCGCCTTCTCCTCGTACGCCCCGGAAGACGTCGGCTGGCTGCTCCAGGACCTCTCCGGCGTCGCGCTGGAGGCGCCCGTCGAGGAGCGCGAGGAGGCGGTGCAGACCGGTGGCGCCCATTACGCCGAGTCGCTGCCCGTCGAGTACCAGCCGAGCGAGCAGTACCAGCAGCTGTTCCGGGCCGCGCTGGAGACCTCGGCGGCGCGGATCGCGCAGGCCGTCGGCACGGTCACCGAGACACTGCTCGCCGAGCACCCCCGGAGCGGGGAGGGGGCGGAGCCCCCGCTCGCGCGCCCGGTGCTGGTCTCGCTCGCCCGCGCCGGTACACCCGTCGGCGTACTGATGCGCCGCTGGGCACTCCACCGCCACGGCCTGGACCTGCCGCACTACGCGGTGTCCATCGTGCGCGGCCGGGGCATCGACGCCAACGCCCTGCGCTGGCTGGCCGCCCACCACGACCCGGCCGACATCGTCTTCGTGGACGGCTGGACCGGCAAGGGCGCGATCACCCGCGAACTGGCCGAAGCCCTCAAGGAGTTCCCCGGTTTCCGCCCGGAGATCGCGGTCCTCGCCGATCCGGGCGGCTGTGTCCGTACGTACGGCACCCGCGAGGACTTCCTGATCCCCTCCGCCTGCCTCAACTCCACGGTGTCCGGGCTCATTTCGCGCACCGTGCTCCGGGCCGACCTGGTCGGGCCCGAGGATTTCCACGGCGGGAAGTTCTACCGGGAACTGGCCGGATCCGATGTCTCCGCCCACTTCGTCGACACCGTCGCCGCCCGCTTCGACGAGGTGTCCGGAGCGGTGGACACCCAGGTGAAGGAGTTGCTGACGGCGGACCGTGCGCCGACCTGGGAGGGCTGGGCCGCCGTCGAGCGGATCAGTGAGGAGTACGGCATCCGCGACGTCAACCTCGTCAAGCCAGGGGTCGGCGAGACCACCCGCGTCCTGCTGCGCCGTGTCCCCTGGAAGATCCTCGCCAGAAGTGGTGCGGGCGCCGACCTCGACCACGTACGGCTGCTCGCCGAACAGCGCGGCGTCCCGGTCGAGGAGGTCGACGGCCTGCCGTACACCTGCGTCGGTCTGATCCACCCGCGCTTCACCCGTGGCGCGACCGGCGCCGACGGCACCGCGGCGGTGGCCCGATGA
- a CDS encoding HpcH/HpaI aldolase/citrate lyase family protein produces MRHFGHIPPVVRDRLFHREPADFTAASPAPTLAAALGATLYSPATRPALADDIRKQAACGVVSMVLCLEDSIDDAEVAGGEANLVRQFADLDAGGGETPLLFIRIREPEQIPDLVHRLGPTARLLSGFVLPKFTEERGSAFLEALTGAEPDGGRPLFAMPVLESPELLHLESRADSLAGIARTVDKYRDRILALRLGVTDFCSVYGLRRTPDMTAYDVQIVAGVIADVVNVLGRSDGTGFTITGPVWEYFRVQERMFKPQLRRSPFMEGRADQLRTTLIEHDLDGLLREIELDRANGLLGKTCIHPSHVAPVHALSVVSHEEFSDAQDILRPDRDGGGVLRSAYTNKMNEVKPHRAWAERTLLRAEAFGVAREDIGFVELLTAGLSG; encoded by the coding sequence ATGCGTCATTTCGGGCATATTCCGCCCGTTGTCCGGGACCGGCTCTTCCACCGGGAACCGGCCGACTTCACCGCGGCGTCCCCGGCGCCCACGCTCGCCGCCGCCCTCGGGGCCACGCTCTACAGCCCGGCCACCCGGCCCGCACTCGCCGACGACATACGGAAGCAGGCGGCCTGCGGGGTCGTCTCGATGGTCCTCTGCCTGGAGGACTCGATCGACGACGCGGAGGTCGCCGGGGGCGAGGCCAATCTGGTGCGGCAGTTCGCCGACCTGGACGCGGGCGGCGGAGAGACACCGCTGCTCTTCATCCGGATCCGCGAGCCGGAACAGATACCCGACCTGGTCCACCGGCTCGGCCCGACGGCCCGGCTGCTGTCCGGATTCGTACTCCCGAAATTCACCGAGGAGCGCGGCAGCGCCTTCCTGGAGGCGCTCACCGGGGCGGAGCCCGACGGCGGCCGACCGCTGTTCGCCATGCCGGTACTCGAATCGCCCGAGCTGTTGCACCTGGAGAGCAGGGCCGACAGCCTCGCCGGGATTGCCCGCACCGTCGACAAGTACCGCGACCGGATCCTCGCGCTCCGGCTGGGCGTCACCGATTTCTGCTCGGTGTACGGCCTGCGCAGGACGCCCGACATGACGGCGTACGACGTCCAGATCGTCGCCGGGGTCATCGCCGACGTGGTGAACGTGCTGGGCCGCTCGGACGGCACCGGCTTCACGATCACCGGACCCGTGTGGGAGTACTTCCGGGTCCAGGAGCGGATGTTCAAGCCGCAGCTGCGCCGCAGCCCCTTCATGGAGGGCCGGGCCGACCAGCTCCGTACCACCCTGATCGAGCACGACCTGGACGGACTGCTGCGCGAGATCGAACTCGACCGCGCGAACGGGCTGCTCGGCAAGACCTGCATCCACCCCTCGCACGTGGCGCCGGTGCACGCGCTGTCGGTGGTCAGCCATGAGGAGTTCAGTGACGCCCAGGACATCCTGCGGCCGGACCGGGACGGCGGCGGGGTGCTGCGTTCCGCGTACACGAACAAGATGAACGAGGTGAAGCCGCACCGGGCCTGGGCCGAGCGGACCCTGCTGCGGGCCGAGGCCTTCGGGGTGGCAAGGGAAGACATCGGCTTCGTCGAGCTGCTGACCGCCGGACTCTCCGGCTGA
- a CDS encoding TerD family protein produces MTHAMLKGSNVPLNAMAVRAVLRWTPGPDVPDIDASALLLGPGGRVRSDEDFVFYNQPRHPSGLVRRLPKKRVTEGLTDTVEADLAALDPSVDQVVLAASTDDAPFRTVRDLRILLYDAAAPAGEGTPALAVFDVQPETGEETAMICGELYRRGDGWKFRAVGQGYPTGLVGLATAFGISVDEADPASGPGPQPEHTAAPVTAATAAFPPPPQAPPAGYGYPHPAPARPAAQPAYGYPQPAAAAAPAPDPYFRLPPMGPQFLTR; encoded by the coding sequence ATGACGCACGCGATGCTGAAGGGCTCGAACGTCCCGCTGAACGCCATGGCGGTACGGGCCGTGCTCCGCTGGACTCCGGGCCCCGACGTCCCCGACATCGATGCATCGGCCCTGCTCCTCGGTCCCGGGGGCCGGGTGCGCTCGGACGAGGACTTCGTCTTCTACAACCAGCCGCGCCACCCGTCCGGCCTGGTACGGCGGCTGCCGAAGAAACGCGTCACCGAGGGTCTCACCGACACCGTCGAGGCGGACCTGGCCGCGCTGGACCCGTCGGTCGACCAGGTGGTGCTGGCCGCTTCCACCGACGACGCGCCCTTCCGGACCGTACGGGATCTGCGGATCCTGCTGTACGACGCCGCCGCACCGGCCGGCGAGGGCACCCCGGCCCTGGCGGTCTTCGACGTCCAGCCGGAGACGGGCGAGGAGACGGCGATGATCTGCGGCGAGCTGTACCGCCGCGGCGACGGCTGGAAGTTCCGTGCGGTGGGGCAGGGCTACCCGACCGGCCTGGTCGGGCTGGCTACGGCGTTCGGCATCTCGGTGGACGAGGCCGATCCGGCCTCGGGGCCGGGGCCGCAGCCGGAACACACGGCCGCCCCGGTGACCGCAGCGACCGCTGCCTTTCCGCCACCGCCGCAGGCACCGCCGGCCGGGTACGGCTACCCGCATCCCGCACCCGCCCGGCCCGCCGCGCAGCCCGCTTACGGCTACCCGCAGCCCGCTGCGGCAGCCGCGCCCGCCCCCGATCCGTACTTCAGGCTGCCGCCGATGGGGCCGCAGTTCCTCACCCGGTAG
- a CDS encoding TerD family protein, which produces MAFWDSLRRERSPHFDSGSAASNAIELTKRHPVVSLTKQGATTGNLRVNLSWRMRTSDFGGKSRPGGGLLRHPSKLFQPEVVQAHTQGVVNVDLDLGCLYELEDGSKGVVQPLGGFLGSLNESPYVQLSGDDRFGSPSGETLFVNLDHRDEIKRLLVFVYIYDQTPAFDRTHAVVTLYPSNGPRIEIQLEERHPQARSCAVLSVEKVKGDMVVRREVKFVYGFQAELDRLYGWGLQWGRGYKTKI; this is translated from the coding sequence ATGGCCTTCTGGGACAGTCTGCGACGGGAGCGGTCGCCGCACTTCGATTCGGGCAGCGCGGCGTCCAACGCCATCGAGCTGACCAAACGGCACCCGGTGGTCTCCCTCACCAAGCAGGGCGCGACCACCGGAAACCTGCGCGTCAACCTGTCGTGGCGGATGCGTACGTCGGACTTCGGCGGCAAGTCACGGCCGGGCGGCGGCCTGCTGCGCCATCCGTCCAAGCTGTTCCAGCCCGAAGTCGTCCAGGCGCACACGCAGGGCGTCGTCAACGTCGACCTCGACCTCGGGTGTCTCTACGAGCTGGAGGACGGTTCCAAGGGCGTGGTGCAGCCGCTGGGCGGCTTCCTGGGCAGCCTCAACGAATCGCCGTACGTCCAGCTGAGCGGCGACGACCGGTTCGGGTCGCCGTCCGGTGAGACGCTGTTCGTCAACCTCGACCACCGCGACGAGATCAAGCGGCTGCTGGTCTTCGTGTACATCTACGACCAGACGCCCGCCTTCGACCGTACGCACGCCGTCGTGACGCTCTACCCCAGCAACGGCCCGCGCATCGAGATCCAGCTGGAGGAGCGCCACCCGCAGGCCCGCTCCTGCGCGGTCCTCTCCGTCGAGAAGGTCAAGGGCGACATGGTGGTGCGCCGCGAGGTGAAGTTCGTCTACGGCTTCCAGGCCGAGCTGGACCGGCTGTACGGCTGGGGGCTCCAGTGGGGCCGGGGGTACAAGACCAAGATCTGA